The DNA segment ACACTCTCAAAATATTCTCTCAACCCAATCTGCCTATACAGTTAATTTTTGAAACAATCTAGGTCCCTGTACCTCCTCATCTATCTTATCCTGCTCTGTGACATCATCTATGTTTCTGTTTGATGTCATCTGCATGCACTGGTCGAGATAGTCATCAAGGTTATCCGCAGTTATCGTAACGTCCGTCACAAAGTCAAACAATTCCTTTACTGTTAATGTGCTCACTCCTTTCTTTCTGAAGTATTCTGCAAAGGCGAAAAGTACAAAATCATTCaaagctgatatgaatcacctttcagtctgtttcctgggtagaaaccagtaatGCTGTCTTTTGTGATAGACCATAAGGAATTACCCCTGGCGGGGATGGATACCAAATCATCATGGGTGAGAGATAGACTTTTTTACCATcaaaccactctcaccctggttgggatggaacccacaacctctgCGGTGGAAGATGGACAtctataccacaagaccactctcactctggtgcaaatggaacccacaacctctgCGGTGGAAGATGGAcatctatatcacaagaccactctcactctggtgcaaatggaacccacaacctctcgGGTGAGAGATAATAATAAGAATGGGAATTGTTACCCATCCATGTACCTGATATACAAGCAGCTCAttgacaaattgaaaaaaaatcgaagttaaataaaaccaaaagAGCAGACTCATCAGCATCATTCAGAATATGATGACAGTGATCCTCATGAAGGTCAGAGTTGGATCTCATTATTCATCATCAGATGCCATAAAATTTCAACTTTCTGGCAATGTAAAAACTACAATAAATGTTGTCAGTTGTCCTTATGCAGTTGTATAACTTCCATTTAAATACAAGAATGCAAAAGCAATGGAAAGTGATACATCTCCACATAGCCTTCAAACTAAAAtttattcttttgttttaaaccatAGAAATTACTTTTCATATGACTTCACAAAGTTTacttaattttgtcattttttctgATGATGTAGGTTATGTAGTACCCATTGCCCTGCTTACTAGCCTTACGtgtgatatttaaatgttaaccctgaaaatatgttatgaataattaCTATAACCACTCTATAACAACAGTCTGTATCAACATCAGTATATTTAAGCTTCATTATGAGCAGCATATTTCAGAATATCATGAAAGTAATCCTCACAATTTTCAGAGTTGGATCTCTATATTCATCATTTAGATGCTCTCATTTTACCATTTGTACAACTTTATTCTGCCTTAATTCCTtcgtaaaatatgcatttataaacTACATGTACTGATGGACTCTATAATGATATCATCCCATGTATGTCAGACTAAGACAATAAACATATGCATCATTTCACTGTTAACTACTAAGTATATTGAATCAAGAAATGATGGTGAAGTTTTTAACCTGTGACATTAGTGCAGTCTTTCCGTAGAAACTCGAGGGCGTGCGGATGGTCATGTTCGACAGACTGTGATACATCTATTACATACAGGTCACCATCATGCACTCTGAAAGAAGAGGcttgattttattataaacaattgtaaaaatCCCCATCCCCATCAAAAGTAAATATGCAAAATTTTGATGCAATCAACAGGATAGAAATTGGAAGCAAAACCACTTGTCCGTTTTTTCCTTTATATTATGTGGCAAAACTTGACAAATATTGAGCTACTGAATTTGGACTTGCAACTCATGTCTGTAttgccatacatgtatatcaaacatgtGTACTTAATTTCATGCTTAAATTTTGAAGAATTTTGAGTTAGAGCTTTTACATAACCTGGACATCAAGACAATGACAACCCTCAATTCTTCTGTCGTTGAAAATCATACAAGCGAAAAATCTAGATGTTAGCTTCAAAAAATGTGTCTGAACATCATTCAGCAATGATAGACTCCTCATTCTTACATTTCAGAGTTGGATCTCAATGCTCATCATCATGATGTctgttcaaatgtatttactacatgtatgtttctgCTAAGGATTTTGGACTGCAACACAAGTGTGtattgacaaaaatgtaaaGTGAACATGTGTACTAAATTCTTTGCTAGTAATTTATAGAATTTTGAGTAACGCTTTTGCATGACACTGACATCAAGCCTCAACTCTTCTGTCTTTGAAAATCATACAAGTGAAAAATCAAGATGCTAGCTTCAAAAATGTGTACAAAGTCTGAACATCATTCAGCAATGAAAGACTCCTCATTCTTACATTTCAGAGTTGGATCTCAGTGCTCTTCATTATGACATctgttcaaatgtatttactACATGTTACGATGTATGTTTCTGCTAAGGATTTTGGACTTGCAACTAttgtgtgtattgtcaaaaaTGTAAAGTGAACATGTGTACTAAACTTTATGGTAgtatttttaagaattttgaGAAACACTTTTGCATGACATTGACATCAAGCCTCCATTTTTCAGTCTTTGAAAATCATACTAGTGAAAAATTTAGATGTGGCttcaaaaaatatgtatagTTTTGACATCATTCAGCAATGAAAGACTCCTCATTCTTACATTTCAGAGTTGGATCTCAGTGCTCATCATCATGATGTCTGTTCAAATGTATTCACAACATGTATGTTTCTGCTTATGTGGATGACTTAACTATAAGAAATAATACcttcaatgtttcatttttttgttatcaatttgTCATATTCTATAATGGCTATTACACATCATCTTAGGAATGCATTTACAAAATTAGAATGTCCTACTTAAGACAAGtgtgttaaatgtaaaaagagTTATTTTTGCTCATGTGGACCATCAGTAGgtgttttaacaattaaaagttctttttaacaattaaaagttCTTTTTAACGACCCTGTTCACGTCTCAGGCTGTGCTCTAAACACATTGAGGTCTTCATCAGTGCATCTGTCATCGTATTTGATTTCACAGCCGGGTCCGTAAGTTGCCATTGATTCAACCATATTGTTGTTAACACTTGGACTTAgcatataaacaatgaaatacacATGGGAAGAGTACTTAAAATTGTAGTACAAGTAAGTGTTGAAATGACCTCTTTGTAACAGAAAGAGATGAATCCTTCCCTACACCACCAACAGGACCTTCCCCtattaatttcttgattttgaCATTCTGTGGTGTGTGGATGTTTGAATGCAATAGCCCcctttttttttgctaaattaCTTGATCTGagtagtttttttatgtattatttcttatattattttgacTGTGGAAATGCAATCTTTGCCAGCGTTTCTGCacaattgaataattaacacCAGTGTCTCACAGTACATTTCACTGatcataaaacaatgtttccaTTCATGAACttacaataaattaaattcaCTGAAGTCAGCATGTATAAGCTTGCATTCATGGTATAACGTCCGTAGTATTTGGATACACTGCATGTATAGTTCCCTGGCCTTTGATTCATTTATATCATAGTCTTTGAGTAAAGGTGCAGGCCTGAAATATAATCACATGTTAATGAAATATTGCATACAAAGGcaatagtaaataaaaaatcaacaaatattagcccataattataaatatttatctagAGCAACTACGGTAAACAACATCTAGAGATCATGATTTGAaggtggatttttttttcacatttaggttcTGAAAGATATTTTAAGACCTTATCTTAAACTTAATGAAAGAGATAAAATGTACTGATGGATATCTTGTTCGGGTACATGTGTACTGCATCACTAATTAAAAAATTTACATCTATGTTGTCATACTTAGATCGGGCATTTAATcaaattgttaacattaacaatgtGATTGACAgcaatgttgttaacatttaaaggtgaaaaatattttatgatggtcttatatattttaataaaacaagtacagctgaaacatttgtctaaaatcttaataaaatacTGCAGATAACAGATGTCCTTAAGTCTTACTACTGGGAGTAGTgaagattttaaattaaacaaggaTGAGATTTAAACAACTTTGTTACTTTAACAAACAAAGTTCTTAACAATCTGTGGCATATGATGAAACATACATGTTATTtgctcaaaatattttttgtgtgctTCAGAAAAATTATAACTTATATTGAAGTTAGAGACGTACCAGCCCTGTGTGCCTATAAAACCCATGACCAGTACATGGCTGCGTAGAATGATGGGCTCCGGACACGGGATCCCTGTCTGGTGAATCCTGCAGGGAAGGGAAAACAAACTGGTAAACGAGATAGGAATCATGCTTAACCAATGTGTGTTGAGTAATTAGGATTTTACACTGCTGTctagaaaaagtaacaaaagtcAATAACTCTGTagttagctgaaatagagttatggttcttgtgcactgcactttctctcattgtgctttaccattgtatgaaatttaattaatttttatttgttagttttcaagttatactccatACAAGAAAAATTTGAATagaccgacaaaccgaccaaCCAAATGGTGacgacaacatttttttctggaatTAGATTGCAAGATAGTCACAAGCAAATTCCAATCCTCTAAGTTGCTGCTTTAAAAACTTACATACTTAATCATTTTagtaatatattgaataataattaccTAATGAGATTTCTCATTTCTTTTTCTGCCCAGGTTTTCACCATTTTACGAGGATTGTGTTTACAGTAGCCATGTCGGAACCTGAACTCCCCGCTCACATACTTGTCACGATCtttgaatatcaatattgacGTCTTGTACACCTAAAACACAAAATACccaaatatatatgaattactGTTTATACACAATATAACTATACagatttaaaatgcatattgaaATTTCTTGTTTCTAGAGGGATTgctaaattaatttattattttaagtaagAGATGGAAATAATTTTCTCTTCTACAGAATAAAAGTACAAGCAATTCTCAACAGAGTCCACACTACAATACATGGATTAAGAGTAAAATATCAGAAGTAAAATCATTCCTTTGCCTTATGATGACAGTATCAAGCCAGCCATGTATGTTAACCGTCCTATCTTTGGTAAAAGCACGTTAGTAGGGTTTTATCTACTGAGTTATGGAATGGTGCTGCATCTAATCCTCATTTCagataatcaaatataaatgtgccttttcctcccttagcaccctgtcccttttctgcagcatcCTGTCCTCTTTAAATCTCTGCTGAAACCCTAGAATTTAGAATCTTTCTTATGTGGCATAGCCATTTAGGGTTGATCTTAATGATACCTTCTATACACCCCAGCCCACCACCCACCTTAATGGCCCTATCAGACCCATCTTTGGCAGTTGCGTGGTAGACATTAGCCTCCTTCCCTGTACTGATACAGCCATTCACCTCCGTGATCACTCCCCGGCTGATCATCTTGAACAAAATCATTCGTGTACGCGGGTCCATCACCTGCTCTGCTGTGGCTCTGTCTGATTTGTCCTTTCCTCGATATCTGTAAATAATGTGTGTAtacatggtatttttttatattatcttgaTTTCTATTTTCTATTGATGTGCAGTTTAAGCGTAGCCACGAACAAGGTATCCAggtatatttatgtataaacattttctttttcttttttgttattctTAACAGAATTAAATACCAAATTTGAGGTAAATGAGAAATATTGCCAGCGTATACAGTCAGTAGGACACTTGTCAAGCGGAATTAAATGATGGATTAGAGTAGCCACTATAGGAATTTAACACTCTTTTTTGTTGGACTGATAATATGGAAACTAGGCTACTTACCTCATGTCTTCATTTCTTCTGCCCATAGACATGAGAGCCGATGATGCAGAACTCGAAAGCTTTGGGCCTGTGTACTTCTctgtaaatcaaatattttttcacaatcaaaaagacaaaaatatgtGAGGTTTTAACGTATGTATCCatagttatacatgtttattataatcattaatatataaatcagttAAAATATTCTCTTTGAAATTCCCTTTGAAAAAGCCTTGTTTAACATACAAAATCTAAGTACCAGTACATTGTTCTTCAATACTCTTTGATAACACACTTcttttttactaaaaaagcacacttcttttttactaaaaaagcaATCAGCCACTATCTTCTATGCAATTTTAACATGATTAAACTCAAGGCGATGTTTCCAACTTTGTAGAACTTGGCTTAATTTGTCTTAAGGGTAACCTTgtttttttgttgcttttttcaaaaacaaatattttacccTAAACTCTATGAATCCTTCCATTTCAGTTCTCAACTCACCAACATTGATTTTGTCAATGTATTTCCTCATGACCTTGTCATTAGGCTGGTACACGCCCGCTGCCTTGTGCTGCTGGTTTGGGTGGGAGCCCGCATTGCAGTTATATCTCTTGTTGGTTCCAACCTCTTCAATTCCCCAATCaatataatcatcatcatcgtcatcatcatagTCGTATTTGTCGTCATAATATTCAACATCATTGTTCTCTTCTGGCTTTGCTGGTCCACTCTCTACAGAAAGGGTTTTACACATAAGTTTATGAAACTTTAATTCAAACATTACATTGAATGATCTTATTTTTATCAGTATGTCATCTAACTCATTGTACTTACTTTATTAAATTTGCAAATTATGCTGAATAATACATTGTTAATATGTATTCTATTTTGATATATTGTGCTAAGGTGAACAATATTAAAGGTATAAAATAGCAGTAAGATATATAAAAagggtttaaattttaaataaaatgtcagATCATTTTACTTACCCTGGCAAGTGCTATTATCAACTGATACACAcctgcaaataaaaaaaatatttgcctaaATTCTTTTTATGTCTGGAAATCctatttgaaaaatatcaaaacacagATTTTGTAGATAAACTAAAATTCTTTAACTTGGATGAGTTGCCTGCAGTGCCCAATTTAGTTGAACTTAAATTAGTAGTACCAATTTCAATTCCTTTTCCTCTGATCTCAGAATCAATCGGGTCATCTACTGTTCATGATAAATACTACTACTGCACATGAGGATCCTGGGCTTTCTTTTCATGAAATTTGGAAGTATTTTACTCCCTTGAACTAAATTTCCAAAACTGAATGTCCATGGAAGAACAGAAAGTTCCACAATTTTGGTCTAAACTTCACATGTTAAGGcatgttaaaatatcaataacactTTTTggtagtgatgaaacgattattgAGTACAATTGATTAAttgtcgctgacaatgctatgtcagCGACAATCGAtcgtggttgtccaaaatcgatgtcgctaatgttacttctggtatctacatattttttttgttttgtggtaaaagttgtatatttatgatcactctcttacacaactgcagtgaatgcaaacacttttgcttaaaaaattaCAAACTCTCCAAAAATTACAAAtggtatttaattgtttatatatttcataattcttcatcaataacctgtctctatgaTGTAGTTggtccggtcttacctgcaaataccggctcgatgcattctgtatTTGAAACCTTATTTGGTactgtttgttataaaaaaaatacttttttgtgaaagatttaataaattaagatattctaatgaaatgtttaatataacaggttattgaatgttaagctggttcccaaatatttaatatgtttacagGTAGAAAATGCTAAGATACCTTCGTTAAGTTATGTCGGACAGAAAAAGGTAATGGAAGTGTAGTTTCTGTTacaaaaagcatgactatagcatcacagGTACTCATTCCAAGTTTTACCATTTAAATGCTCATGAATACACtttgtataaagaatgtattccttactaATATTATGAACtatcgattattgtccgatagtaaatcgaaatgcttggtccgattcgattcgatatcgatagcaaatggagtccgattttcaaacactacttTTTGGCCATTATGTATGGCATTTATATAGTTCTGCTACAGAAAAGACTCACCATACCCCAAAACTTTGACAAACCTGGTTTGACAACTGACAATAAGTAAACAAATGCACCGAAAATGACCCAGAAATGTGTGTTCACAGGCATAGTTTTAACATTCATGATAATAGGATACCTACGATATCACGGTAATAGGGACATAGACCATATCATGCTTAACAGGCTGATGAAATGTGTCTATGGCAATTATTACCTCATCAATATggacttaattaaaaaaaaaatacccctatttaaaacttattttcctAGTATTTATTTGGTTTCATCAATACATAATCAACATAAATAAGTTGATAGGGAATGAATTTTCCAATCCAGTGATTTAAGCTTTACTCTTGTCTTATTTTTTTGGCATAAGATTTATAAACAAACCCAACTCATGTATAAGGTTGAAGAAAGttgcaatttatttcatatcattttacACTCTAATTGACACCTACAGACTCATGTATAAGGTTGAAGAAAAttgcaatttatttcatattattttacacTCTAATTGACACCTACAGTGCACTCATCTGCTCTCCTCTATATTTCTGTTGAAATACAAGTAAAATGCGAAATTCCACTGAATACATAATGCCAAGTTTCACTGAAGTGACATGGctggttttattataaaacttgtCCGAGATaatatgcccatacacattctgacgaGATGTGGTACTTATTGGACAGAGGCTTCAAAAGCAAGGCTTCAAAAGCAAGGCCAAAAAATTGGTTTGGTTAGGGCTACATCCTTTTAAAAAACAGGCAGgttaggtaggcttttttttatattaggcTTCATTTGAAGactgttattttcattattggGAAATGGCATTAAAGAAATCTTCTGTTTAAAGCTTTTgaggttttaaacaatatattaaaaacacacttaataagaatttaaaaaacaaaaacaaaaactgactTTAAAAATGGTAGGGTAAGCACCTATTTCTTTGGAAGGGTCAGGTAATCCGCaccaaaaattattttctaagGCCTTATAAACAAAGACAATTTGAAGTTATTTCTATAATCAAAGGTTAATATCTTCAAAGAGCGGTTAAGTACCATACCCgaagaagaagaaaatgtttcatttgataTAAGAGGAAGATTACACATGAAAACTTGCAGTTTGTTTTGGTTAAACAAGGCATATGTCCTACTTCTTTTGTTTCGTATCATTGCTTGGTAGGGCTATATCTGTCagatcaaacaataaaaagacaGTGTTAAATGCCTGAATGGATACGTTTCACCAGCCTGctaataataattaagaattgGATCTTTACAACGTCTTAACACATATGACCTGATAATTTGCTTTCTTCTTAGCTGAAATCAAAGTCAATAAATGTTCAACATTGAActttacatacttaaaattaAGTAAGTAACATTACTAACAagtaacataatttatttttgggAACAAGTGgtacatattctatattttgTAGATCCGAGAATGTAAACAGAAAAATGTACCCTTTATCAAAAACAGTTCTGTCTCCAGCATCCTCAAACTGTCCCTCTTCTAATTCCATAGCTGTGAATCAACTATTTTGTCAAGAAATCAAATGTACGTGGTATTGCGCAAAACTAGTTTGTCGCGAAATAATGTGACACTTGTCAAAACGTGTTTCCGGTATGGAGACAAAACGTCTTAAAACAATCAGGGGAATAATTTCTTGGCGAACACAATGGTTTGGAGAGAAGTTCAGTTATACCCCGATCATACTAGACGAAGACCATGAAGACCATATTACGTCCTGGCAATTTCGACGAACGCAGCGAGGTCCAGGCCATGCAATCACTGAGTCTTGCACGTTCCAAATACGTTCTTACTGCGCGCATCCTTCACGCGCGTATCACGTCAAATGCGTTCTTAATACGCGCGCACCACGTCCAAAGCGTTCTTTGTACTTTCTTATTAATAAGATTGCACCACGCGCTTACTAAGTGCTTATCACGTCTTCATAACGTTTTTATGAGTTGAATTTATTTGGAAATGTGAACGAGATAGAATTACTGTGTTCTATCTATTGGCCCAACTGGcatatttttcattcatatcTTTTGTTGGTATGAAATGAAGTTTAAGGGGAGTTGATTCtcgtattttttatgattactGTTCAGAAGCTGAAAGGACATGGTAAGAACATTATACAAACGTGTCTAAGCACCGTTAAGCACCGAAATAGCGTATTTACAACCGAATGAGGTCTTCTACAACGTGGCACGAACGCACAATAGTCGTAGCAAAAGCGTGGAGAGATTGTGGTGAGAACGCAATGACAACCTAGAGACAACGTGTGTATGTTCGTTCAGAAGGGCGCATTGTAAATAAGAcgtgtgttatgtttatttataatatgatgcctatcacggtcttaatgtgttaccttctttaaataaagttattattattattattattattattattattattattattattattattattattattacgttGACCAAGTTCTGACTGCGTCCTGCCAGATTTTTGAGGACGTAAGTTTAGGAACGTGGACTAGTGTGATGGGAGCATTAAAGAGGAAGCATCGGAGGAAAACATGTTTATTCAGTCAATATTATCAAAAAAGTTAAATGtgttaaagaaatatacaaTGGAAATAACAGAGACTGTTACTATGTATCCGCTCAAGAATACATTTAATGCCAAGGCCGAACGGACAAACATGGTATGCAATACCAAATCccacataaatataaaaatataacaaagatattatcattataaaaagatatttgaaacTGTCTCTTAGAAATTCAGTGCTGGTAAGTGGTCATTCCAGTGTCAAACGGACTATTCGTGTTATCCTTGGTATCCAAGTCTA comes from the Mya arenaria isolate MELC-2E11 chromosome 13, ASM2691426v1 genome and includes:
- the LOC128213002 gene encoding serine/threonine-protein kinase RIO1-like — encoded protein: MELEEGQFEDAGDRTVFDKGCVSVDNSTCQESGPAKPEENNDVEYYDDKYDYDDDDDDDYIDWGIEEVGTNKRYNCNAGSHPNQQHKAAGVYQPNDKVMRKYIDKINVEKYTGPKLSSSASSALMSMGRRNEDMRYRGKDKSDRATAEQVMDPRTRMILFKMISRGVITEVNGCISTGKEANVYHATAKDGSDRAIKVYKTSILIFKDRDKYVSGEFRFRHGYCKHNPRKMVKTWAEKEMRNLIRIHQTGIPCPEPIILRSHVLVMGFIGTQGWPAPLLKDYDINESKARELYMQCIQILRTLYHECKLIHADFSEFNLLVHDGDLYVIDVSQSVEHDHPHALEFLRKDCTNVTEYFRKKGVSTLTVKELFDFVTDVTITADNLDDYLDQCMQMTSNRNIDDVTEQDKIDEEVFKHSYIPRTLDQVIDFERDYEKQRKGQGEELLYNKITGLRTDLSGPQQVPSLLQSDAMSETATQVSESVADTHSVAGEVESLDEEDSGSDNSDDEEGENKGKQFIRERDESPNTKKERKRLVKEAQKEKRQNKIPKHVKKRKEKLSKQGKKN